In the Mycolicibacterium thermoresistibile genome, one interval contains:
- the frr gene encoding ribosome recycling factor, with the protein MIEETLFDAEEKMEKAVDVARDDLASIRTGRANPGMFSRVLIDYYGTPTPITQLSSINVPEARLVVIKPYEANQLRNIEEAIRNSDLGLNPTNDGNVIRVAIPPLTEERRRELVKQAKAKGEEAKVSIRAVRRKAMEELHRIKKDGEAGEDEVARAEKDLDKTTAQYTGQIDELVKTKEGELLEV; encoded by the coding sequence GTGATCGAGGAAACCCTCTTCGATGCCGAAGAGAAGATGGAGAAGGCCGTCGACGTGGCCCGTGACGACCTGGCCTCCATCCGGACCGGTCGCGCCAATCCGGGCATGTTCAGCCGGGTCTTGATCGACTACTACGGCACACCCACCCCGATCACCCAGTTGTCCAGCATCAACGTGCCGGAGGCGCGACTGGTGGTGATCAAGCCGTACGAGGCCAATCAGCTCCGCAACATCGAGGAGGCGATCCGCAACTCCGACCTCGGCCTGAACCCCACCAACGACGGCAACGTCATCCGGGTGGCGATTCCGCCGCTGACCGAGGAACGCCGCCGCGAACTGGTGAAGCAGGCCAAGGCCAAGGGGGAGGAGGCGAAGGTCTCCATCCGGGCGGTGCGGCGCAAGGCCATGGAGGAACTGCACCGGATCAAGAAGGACGGCGAAGCCGGCGAGGACGAGGTCGCGCGCGCTGAGAAGGACCTCGACAAGACCACTGCGCAGTACACCGGCCAGATCGACGAGCTGGTCAAGACCAAAGAGGGTGAGCTGCTCGAGGTGTAG
- a CDS encoding acyl-CoA dehydrogenase family protein codes for MDFSTVELSPEDQRFRAELRDFLTRHVTAEVIRRDRETGDNFDEGVHTALGAAGYLEKDFRSEAEGGWNALRRRIWELEIGRAHTPWFHWGTTAMVAQSVEKFGTPELRDEVIPGVLTGEIRLCLGYTEPEGGSDVATCRTRAVREADGSSWIINGAKMFTSNAHHAQYVFLLTNTDPAAPKHQSLTMFLVPLDTPGIEIGPIRTVDGDRTNIVYYSDVRVDDHYRIGEVNGGWTVLREALNVEHGTVERDSQGLQKLATMTEHALLTAEGLDWAVAVAASPGPDGRRLLDDESVQYRLGRSVARLEAALSTPAEYGRVAIAQMMRDITPELMDVLGAASALPVDTTGAAADGAVEYLFRLASPVAIYGGTVEVFRNMIAQHALGLGKPSYGTPVKR; via the coding sequence ATGGACTTCTCGACCGTCGAGTTGAGCCCCGAGGATCAGCGGTTCCGGGCCGAGCTGCGCGACTTCCTCACCCGCCACGTCACCGCGGAGGTGATCCGGCGTGACCGGGAGACCGGAGACAACTTCGACGAGGGTGTGCACACCGCGCTCGGGGCGGCCGGATACCTCGAGAAGGACTTCCGGTCGGAAGCCGAGGGGGGATGGAACGCGCTGCGGCGGCGCATCTGGGAGTTGGAGATCGGCCGGGCGCACACCCCGTGGTTCCACTGGGGCACCACGGCGATGGTCGCGCAGAGCGTCGAGAAGTTCGGCACCCCGGAACTGCGGGACGAGGTGATCCCGGGTGTGCTCACCGGTGAGATCCGGCTCTGCCTGGGCTACACCGAACCCGAGGGCGGATCGGATGTGGCCACCTGCCGGACCCGTGCCGTGCGGGAGGCGGACGGATCGAGCTGGATCATCAACGGCGCCAAGATGTTCACTTCCAACGCCCACCACGCCCAGTACGTGTTCCTGCTGACCAACACCGATCCGGCGGCGCCCAAACACCAGAGCCTGACGATGTTCCTGGTTCCGCTGGACACCCCGGGCATCGAGATCGGGCCCATCCGCACCGTCGACGGGGACCGCACCAACATCGTCTACTACAGCGATGTGCGCGTCGACGACCACTACCGCATCGGCGAGGTCAACGGCGGCTGGACCGTGCTGCGCGAGGCGCTCAACGTCGAACACGGCACCGTCGAACGCGACTCACAGGGGTTGCAGAAGCTGGCCACCATGACCGAGCACGCGTTGCTGACAGCCGAGGGGCTGGACTGGGCGGTCGCGGTGGCCGCGTCGCCGGGACCGGACGGACGGCGACTGCTCGACGACGAGTCGGTGCAGTACCGCCTCGGCCGCAGCGTCGCCCGGCTGGAGGCCGCGCTGTCCACCCCCGCGGAATACGGGCGGGTCGCGATCGCCCAGATGATGCGGGACATCACCCCGGAGTTGATGGACGTGCTCGGCGCCGCATCCGCGCTGCCGGTCGACACCACCGGCGCCGCCGCCGACGGCGCCGTGGAGTACCTGTTCCGGCTGGCGTCGCCGGTCGCCATCTACGGCGGCACGGTGGAGGTGTTCCGCAACATGATCGCCCAGCATGCGCTGGGGCTGGGCAAACCGAGCTACGGCACGCCGGTCAAGAGGTGA
- a CDS encoding TetR/AcrR family transcriptional regulator yields MNQPTDQQAAPEEEASTRHRILEATAEVLSRAGKRKLSLSEVALQAGVSRPTLYRWFASKEDLLDAFGAYERQLFDTGISKATAGLRGNEKLDAALRFIVEYQHSYSGVRLVDIEPEVVIAQLSQVIPVMRARLQRLLPGANGAVKAATAIRVAVSHYIVRSDDDDQFLAQLRHAVGIKAPAGEPAPAR; encoded by the coding sequence GTGAACCAACCAACAGACCAGCAGGCCGCGCCGGAGGAGGAGGCATCGACGCGGCATCGCATCCTGGAGGCGACCGCCGAGGTGCTCAGCCGCGCCGGGAAGCGGAAACTCAGCCTGTCCGAGGTGGCGCTCCAGGCCGGGGTGTCTCGGCCGACGCTGTACCGGTGGTTCGCTTCCAAAGAGGATCTGCTCGACGCGTTCGGCGCCTACGAACGGCAGCTGTTCGACACCGGCATCAGCAAGGCGACCGCGGGTCTGCGGGGCAACGAGAAGCTCGACGCCGCACTGCGATTCATCGTCGAATATCAGCATTCATACTCTGGGGTGCGGCTGGTCGACATCGAGCCCGAGGTGGTGATCGCCCAGTTGTCGCAGGTGATCCCGGTGATGCGGGCCCGCCTGCAACGGCTGCTGCCCGGCGCGAACGGGGCGGTGAAGGCGGCCACGGCGATCCGGGTGGCGGTGTCGCACTACATTGTCCGCAGCGACGACGACGACCAGTTCCTGGCCCAGCTGCGCCACGCGGTGGGGATCAAGGCGCCGGCCGGCGAACCCGCACCGGCGCGCTGA
- the pyrH gene encoding UMP kinase, producing the protein MPEPVSNSRAGSPPGDPTTVSGDATTGRGPDGTGPSPNDDAHPTANLRPAYSRVLLKLGGEMFGGGQVGLDPDVVQKVAHEIAEVVRSGVQVAVVIGGGNFFRGAQLQQRGLERSRSDYMGMLGTVMNSLALQDFLQKEGIDTRVQTAITMGQVAEPYIPLRAQRHLEKGRVVIFGAGMGLPYFSTDTTAAQRALEIGAEVVLMAKAVDGVYTDDPRTNPDAKLITKITHREVIDRGLRVADATAFSLCMDNGMPILVFNLLIDGNIARAVAGEKIGTLVTT; encoded by the coding sequence ATGCCGGAGCCTGTCTCCAACAGCCGGGCGGGATCGCCGCCCGGCGACCCCACCACAGTCAGCGGCGACGCCACCACCGGACGGGGGCCGGACGGCACCGGCCCGTCCCCGAACGACGACGCGCACCCGACGGCGAACCTGCGGCCCGCCTATTCGCGGGTGCTGCTCAAACTCGGCGGCGAGATGTTCGGCGGCGGGCAGGTCGGCCTCGACCCGGACGTGGTGCAGAAGGTGGCCCACGAGATCGCCGAGGTGGTGCGCAGCGGCGTCCAGGTGGCGGTGGTGATCGGCGGCGGCAACTTCTTCCGCGGCGCGCAACTGCAGCAGCGGGGTCTGGAACGCAGCCGCTCGGACTACATGGGCATGCTCGGCACCGTCATGAACAGCCTTGCCCTGCAGGACTTCCTGCAGAAGGAAGGGATCGACACCCGGGTGCAGACGGCGATCACCATGGGGCAGGTCGCCGAACCGTACATCCCGCTGCGGGCGCAGCGGCACCTGGAGAAGGGCCGCGTGGTGATCTTCGGCGCCGGTATGGGCCTGCCGTACTTCTCCACCGACACCACCGCCGCTCAGCGCGCGCTGGAGATCGGCGCCGAGGTGGTGCTGATGGCCAAGGCCGTCGACGGCGTCTACACCGACGACCCGCGCACCAACCCGGATGCGAAACTCATCACCAAGATCACCCACCGCGAGGTGATCGACCGCGGGCTGCGCGTCGCCGATGCCACCGCGTTCAGCCTCTGCATGGACAACGGCATGCCGATTCTGGTGTTCAATCTCCTCATCGACGGCAATATCGCGCGTGCGGTCGCAGGTGAGAAGATCGGAACACTGGTCACCACGTGA
- a CDS encoding nuclear transport factor 2 family protein: MTGHTDRTDAGRIADELAINALLTRYARAVDSKDWELYRSVFTPDAHIDYTSAGAVAGSRDEVAEWLAAGFAAIPWSMHYITNVEAEIDGDTATVRAMFYNPMQLPGMSEMSACGGYYHHELVRTPDGWRSRRLREDNVWFANRPGES, encoded by the coding sequence ATGACCGGGCACACCGATCGGACGGACGCCGGGCGGATCGCCGACGAGTTGGCGATCAACGCCCTGCTGACCAGGTACGCGCGGGCGGTGGACAGCAAGGACTGGGAGCTGTACCGGTCGGTGTTCACCCCCGACGCGCACATCGACTACACCTCGGCGGGGGCTGTCGCCGGCTCCCGCGACGAGGTGGCCGAGTGGCTGGCCGCCGGGTTCGCGGCGATCCCGTGGAGCATGCACTACATCACCAACGTGGAGGCCGAGATCGACGGGGATACCGCGACGGTGCGGGCGATGTTCTACAACCCGATGCAGCTGCCCGGGATGTCGGAGATGAGCGCCTGCGGCGGGTACTACCACCACGAGCTGGTCCGCACCCCCGACGGCTGGCGCAGCCGCCGGCTGCGCGAGGACAACGTCTGGTTCGCCAACCGCCCGGGCGAGTCGTGA
- a CDS encoding TetR/AcrR family transcriptional regulator, translated as MPDRIAASARERILTATAEVLGRAGMTKLSLSDVAQQAGVSRPTLYRWFSGKEELLDAFAQWERQMYERALAEATAGLPAEERLDAVLRVIVEYQQSYPGLRMVDIEPAHLIGRLSAILPVMRDRLERLCTGPTASAAAATAVRVAVSHYLVQSDDAGDFLAQLRHAVGLPIAPGAVSAKTPLQPRRNP; from the coding sequence ATGCCTGACCGAATCGCCGCGTCAGCTCGGGAACGGATCCTGACCGCCACCGCCGAGGTGCTCGGCCGCGCCGGGATGACCAAGCTGAGCCTGTCGGACGTGGCGCAGCAGGCCGGGGTGTCCCGCCCCACCCTGTACCGCTGGTTCTCCGGGAAGGAGGAACTGCTCGACGCGTTCGCGCAGTGGGAGCGGCAGATGTACGAACGGGCGTTGGCCGAGGCCACCGCGGGACTGCCGGCCGAGGAGCGGCTCGATGCAGTGCTGCGGGTGATCGTCGAGTATCAGCAGTCCTATCCCGGTCTGCGCATGGTCGACATCGAGCCCGCCCACCTGATCGGCAGATTGTCGGCCATCCTGCCGGTGATGCGGGATCGGCTGGAACGGCTGTGCACCGGCCCGACCGCCTCGGCGGCCGCGGCCACCGCGGTGCGGGTCGCGGTGTCGCACTACCTGGTGCAGAGCGACGACGCCGGGGACTTCCTGGCCCAGCTGCGACACGCGGTGGGGCTGCCGATCGCACCCGGCGCGGTTTCGGCGAAAACGCCGTTACAGCCGCGCCGGAATCCGTAA
- a CDS encoding ferredoxin, giving the protein MRVEVDLTVCTGHGICEAIADDVFEVGDDGMVRIIEPERPESDRERMQQAVTQCPAAALRLVD; this is encoded by the coding sequence ATGCGAGTCGAGGTCGATCTGACGGTCTGCACCGGCCACGGCATCTGCGAGGCGATCGCCGACGATGTGTTCGAGGTCGGCGACGACGGGATGGTGCGGATCATCGAGCCGGAACGCCCGGAGTCCGACCGGGAGCGGATGCAGCAGGCCGTCACCCAGTGCCCGGCCGCGGCGTTACGGCTCGTCGACTGA
- a CDS encoding cytochrome P450 — protein sequence MTVASTPETREHSPHDISSRDFWSRPFAVRDETFAKLRATDGVTWHAPLPTIFDKVEPGFWAITRRADICHVSQHPELFTSTQGVALDPMPAELQQIATFFLMMDPPQHTVYRRLISSAFTPRNVRRIEEQIHANAVAIVDDLIGAGNIDFVKACSARLPMLTICDMLGVPRSDHEAVAAAAEKLFSMSDDEYSSLEERAADTVNEMLLLSNTGIELAKFRRKNPGDDLMTSIVNAEVDGHRLTDEEIGAFMILLSSAGNDTTKQTTTHALMALAAHPEQRDWLMADFDNRIGPAIEEFVRYATPVLQFARFATADTEIAGQPIKAGDKLGLFYCSANRDESVFDDPHAFNLQRMPNPHVGFGGGGPHFCLGNQLAKSELRNLFRELLTRLRTIEFGEPEYLLSSFVHGIKRVPAYVQ from the coding sequence ATGACGGTCGCCAGCACACCGGAGACCCGCGAACACAGTCCGCACGACATCTCGTCCCGCGACTTCTGGAGCCGGCCGTTCGCGGTGCGCGACGAGACGTTCGCCAAGCTGCGCGCCACCGACGGGGTGACCTGGCACGCACCGCTGCCGACGATCTTCGACAAGGTCGAGCCCGGATTCTGGGCGATCACCCGGCGGGCCGACATCTGTCACGTCAGCCAGCATCCGGAGCTGTTCACCTCCACCCAGGGGGTGGCGCTGGACCCGATGCCGGCCGAACTGCAGCAGATCGCCACCTTCTTCCTGATGATGGATCCGCCGCAGCACACCGTGTACCGGCGGTTGATCAGTTCGGCGTTCACCCCGCGCAACGTGCGCCGCATCGAAGAACAGATCCACGCCAACGCGGTCGCCATCGTCGACGACCTGATCGGCGCCGGGAACATCGATTTCGTCAAGGCGTGTTCGGCGCGGCTGCCGATGCTGACCATCTGCGACATGCTCGGGGTGCCGCGGTCCGATCACGAGGCGGTCGCCGCGGCCGCGGAGAAGCTGTTCTCCATGAGCGACGACGAGTACAGCTCGCTGGAGGAGCGCGCCGCCGACACCGTCAACGAGATGCTGCTGCTGTCCAACACCGGCATCGAACTGGCCAAGTTCCGCCGCAAGAACCCCGGCGACGATCTGATGACCAGCATCGTCAACGCCGAGGTGGACGGCCACCGCCTGACCGACGAGGAGATCGGCGCCTTCATGATCCTGCTCTCCTCGGCGGGCAACGACACCACCAAACAGACCACCACCCACGCGCTGATGGCGCTGGCCGCCCACCCCGAGCAGCGGGACTGGTTGATGGCCGATTTCGACAACCGGATCGGCCCCGCCATCGAGGAGTTCGTTCGCTACGCCACCCCGGTGCTGCAGTTCGCCCGGTTCGCGACCGCCGACACCGAGATCGCCGGGCAGCCCATCAAGGCCGGTGACAAACTCGGCCTGTTCTACTGCTCGGCGAACCGCGACGAGTCGGTGTTCGACGATCCGCACGCCTTCAACCTGCAACGGATGCCCAACCCGCACGTCGGGTTCGGCGGCGGCGGACCACATTTCTGTCTGGGCAACCAGCTGGCCAAGAGTGAGCTGCGAAACCTGTTCCGGGAACTGCTGACCCGGCTGCGTACCATCGAGTTCGGTGAACCGGAGTACCTGCTGAGCAGCTTCGTGCACGGCATCAAACGGGTTCCGGCGTACGTGCAATAG
- a CDS encoding phosphatidate cytidylyltransferase produces MGETQAVPADETQKVGRAGRNLPAAIAVGVLLGGGLIAVLVWAPYVWLGVLAVAIAIATREVTARLREAGYQIPLVPLLLGGQATLWLTWPFGAAGALGGFAGMVVTCMIWRLIAQGRAAAPVRTSADPDLSGQPGPTNYLRDIAATIFLATWVPLFAGFGALLIYPDDGPARVFSFMLAVVCSDIGGYTAGVLFGRHPMVPAISPKKSWEGFAGSMVFGTTAAVLAVVFLMDKPWWAGAALGVLLVITATLGDLVESQFKRDLGIKDMGSLLPGHGGLMDRIDGMLPSAVATWIVLSLLA; encoded by the coding sequence ATGGGCGAAACTCAAGCTGTGCCCGCCGACGAGACCCAGAAGGTGGGCCGCGCGGGTCGTAACCTGCCGGCGGCGATCGCCGTCGGAGTCCTGCTCGGCGGCGGGCTGATCGCCGTCCTGGTGTGGGCCCCGTACGTGTGGCTCGGTGTGCTCGCGGTGGCGATCGCGATCGCCACCCGCGAGGTCACCGCCCGGCTGCGGGAAGCCGGCTATCAGATCCCGTTGGTGCCGCTGCTGCTCGGCGGTCAGGCCACCTTGTGGCTGACCTGGCCGTTCGGCGCCGCCGGAGCGTTGGGCGGATTCGCCGGCATGGTCGTGACCTGCATGATCTGGCGGCTCATCGCCCAGGGGCGGGCCGCGGCGCCGGTCCGCACGAGCGCCGACCCGGACCTGTCCGGACAGCCGGGGCCCACCAATTATCTGCGTGACATCGCCGCGACGATCTTCCTGGCCACCTGGGTGCCGCTGTTCGCCGGCTTCGGTGCGCTGCTGATCTATCCCGACGACGGGCCGGCGCGGGTGTTCAGCTTCATGCTGGCCGTGGTGTGCTCGGACATCGGCGGCTACACCGCCGGGGTGCTGTTCGGCAGACACCCGATGGTGCCGGCGATCAGCCCGAAGAAGTCCTGGGAGGGATTCGCCGGGTCGATGGTGTTCGGCACCACCGCGGCGGTGCTCGCGGTGGTGTTCCTGATGGACAAGCCGTGGTGGGCCGGCGCCGCGCTGGGCGTGCTGCTGGTGATCACCGCGACGTTGGGCGATCTGGTCGAGTCGCAGTTCAAGCGTGATCTGGGCATCAAGGACATGGGCAGCCTGCTGCCCGGCCACGGCGGCCTGATGGACCGCATCGACGGGATGCTGCCCTCGGCGGTGGCCACCTGGATCGTGCTCAGCCTGCTGGCCTGA
- the rlmN gene encoding 23S rRNA (adenine(2503)-C(2))-methyltransferase RlmN yields the protein MSASLPLVFDAPRRAMPPRHLADLDEAQRATAVADLGLPAFRAKQLANQYYGRLVADPQQMTDLPAAVRDSVAEALFPRLLDPVREIECDAGETRKTLWRAVDGTTFESVLMRYPDRHTLCISSQAGCGMACPFCATGQGGLNRNLSTAEILEQVRTAAARLRSDGQRLSNIVFMGMGEPLANYRRVLAAVRRITAAPPHGFGISARSVTVSTVGLAPAIRNLADEQLGVTLAVSLHAPDDELRDTLVPVNTRWKVREVLDAARYFADTTGRRVSIEYALIRGVNDQPWRADLLGRKLHGALGPLVHVNLIPLNPTPGSEWDASPKPVEREFVRRVRACGVPCTVRDTRGREIAAACGQLAADG from the coding sequence GTGTCCGCTTCGCTTCCCCTGGTTTTCGACGCCCCGCGCCGCGCCATGCCGCCGCGGCACCTCGCCGATCTCGACGAGGCGCAGCGCGCGACCGCCGTCGCGGACCTCGGGCTGCCCGCGTTCCGGGCGAAACAGCTGGCCAACCAGTACTACGGCCGGCTGGTCGCCGACCCGCAGCAGATGACCGATCTGCCCGCGGCGGTGCGCGACAGCGTCGCCGAGGCGCTGTTCCCGCGGCTGCTCGACCCGGTGCGGGAGATCGAATGCGACGCCGGGGAGACCCGCAAGACGCTGTGGCGGGCCGTCGACGGCACCACCTTCGAGTCGGTGTTGATGCGCTATCCGGACCGGCACACGCTGTGCATCTCCTCCCAGGCCGGGTGCGGGATGGCCTGTCCGTTCTGTGCCACCGGCCAGGGCGGGCTGAACCGCAACCTGTCCACCGCCGAGATCCTCGAACAGGTCCGCACCGCCGCGGCGCGGCTGCGGTCCGACGGGCAGCGGCTGTCCAACATCGTGTTCATGGGCATGGGGGAGCCGCTGGCCAACTACCGCCGGGTGCTGGCCGCGGTGCGCCGGATCACCGCGGCGCCGCCGCACGGGTTCGGGATCTCCGCCCGGTCCGTCACGGTGTCCACGGTGGGGTTGGCACCGGCGATCCGCAACCTGGCCGACGAACAGCTCGGCGTCACCCTGGCGGTGTCGTTGCACGCGCCCGACGACGAGCTGCGCGACACCCTGGTGCCGGTGAACACCCGCTGGAAGGTGCGTGAAGTCCTCGACGCCGCACGCTATTTCGCCGACACCACCGGGCGGCGGGTGTCGATCGAATACGCGTTGATCCGCGGTGTCAACGATCAGCCGTGGCGGGCCGATCTGCTCGGCAGGAAGCTGCACGGCGCGCTGGGGCCGTTGGTCCACGTCAACCTGATTCCGCTGAACCCGACCCCGGGCAGCGAATGGGATGCCAGCCCCAAACCTGTGGAACGCGAATTCGTCAGACGGGTCAGGGCGTGCGGGGTGCCGTGCACCGTGCGCGACACCCGGGGCCGCGAGATCGCCGCGGCCTGCGGTCAGCTCGCCGCCGACGGCTGA
- a CDS encoding aldehyde dehydrogenase family protein, whose amino-acid sequence MTSVQDETGVLAGDERMLIDGELQYTSSGAKFDVIHPANEEVAGQATDGTVADMERAVAAARRAFDTTDWSRDVEFRHHCLIQLAEALEAEKERLRRILVTEVGCPVTVTGSQIDEPINEVRHWAEHGKAFQYIVDNGVHDTPLGPAHRKIVYEATGVVGAITPWNVPFYLNIAETMPALMAGNTVVLKPAQLTPWSGTELGRIVAEHTDIPPGVFNVVVSNANEVGAALTADPRVDMITFTGSTATGRAILAAAAPTVKKTMLELGGKSAHIVLDDADLNASLPLAAMMACVMSGQSCILPSRILLPRSRYDEGLEILKGAMANFPMGDPWTPGNMQGPQISEAQRQKVLGLIKSGLDSGARLVLGGGIPENLPVGYYTQPTLLADVDPNSQVAQEEIFGPVLTVTPYDTEDEAIEIANNTIYGLSGEVSSADVDRAFRVAQRMRTGNVTINGRSHFGINSPFGGTKQSGLGRRNGEEGFKEYLESKTVGMPPQE is encoded by the coding sequence ATGACGAGCGTGCAGGACGAGACCGGGGTGTTGGCCGGCGACGAGCGGATGCTCATCGACGGTGAGTTGCAGTACACGAGCAGCGGCGCCAAGTTCGACGTGATCCATCCGGCCAACGAGGAAGTGGCCGGTCAGGCCACCGACGGCACCGTGGCCGACATGGAACGCGCGGTGGCCGCGGCGCGGCGCGCGTTCGACACCACCGACTGGTCACGCGATGTGGAGTTCCGCCACCACTGTCTGATCCAGCTCGCCGAGGCGCTGGAGGCCGAGAAGGAGCGGCTGCGGCGGATCCTGGTCACCGAGGTCGGCTGTCCCGTCACGGTGACCGGCAGCCAGATCGACGAGCCGATCAACGAGGTGCGGCACTGGGCCGAACACGGAAAGGCGTTCCAGTACATCGTCGACAACGGTGTGCACGACACGCCGCTCGGCCCGGCGCACCGCAAGATCGTCTATGAGGCGACGGGTGTGGTCGGCGCGATCACCCCGTGGAACGTGCCGTTCTACCTCAACATCGCCGAGACCATGCCGGCGTTGATGGCCGGCAACACGGTGGTGCTCAAACCCGCCCAGCTGACCCCGTGGTCGGGTACCGAGCTGGGCCGCATCGTCGCCGAGCACACCGACATCCCGCCCGGCGTGTTCAACGTGGTGGTGTCCAACGCCAACGAGGTGGGCGCCGCGCTGACGGCCGACCCCCGGGTCGACATGATCACCTTCACCGGGTCGACGGCGACCGGCCGGGCCATCCTGGCCGCCGCCGCGCCCACCGTGAAGAAGACGATGCTCGAGCTCGGCGGCAAGTCCGCCCACATCGTGCTCGACGACGCCGACCTCAACGCGTCGCTGCCGCTGGCCGCGATGATGGCCTGCGTGATGTCCGGGCAGAGCTGCATCCTACCGAGCCGGATCCTGCTGCCGCGCAGCCGCTACGACGAGGGTCTGGAGATCCTCAAGGGCGCGATGGCCAACTTCCCGATGGGCGACCCGTGGACCCCGGGCAACATGCAGGGCCCGCAGATCAGCGAGGCCCAGCGGCAGAAGGTGCTCGGCCTGATCAAGTCCGGGCTGGACTCCGGAGCGCGGCTGGTCCTCGGCGGCGGCATCCCGGAGAACCTGCCGGTCGGGTACTACACCCAGCCCACCCTGCTGGCCGATGTCGATCCGAATTCGCAGGTGGCCCAGGAGGAGATCTTCGGGCCGGTGCTGACCGTGACGCCGTACGACACCGAGGACGAGGCGATCGAGATCGCCAACAACACGATCTACGGCCTGTCCGGCGAGGTGTCCTCGGCCGACGTGGACCGGGCGTTCCGGGTGGCGCAGCGGATGCGCACCGGCAACGTGACGATCAACGGCCGCAGCCACTTCGGCATCAACAGCCCGTTCGGCGGCACCAAGCAGAGCGGTCTGGGCCGCCGCAACGGCGAAGAGGGCTTCAAGGAGTACCTGGAGAGCAAGACCGTCGGCATGCCCCCGCAGGAATGA